In Poecilia reticulata strain Guanapo linkage group LG17, Guppy_female_1.0+MT, whole genome shotgun sequence, the following proteins share a genomic window:
- the LOC103479454 gene encoding BTB/POZ domain-containing protein 2 → MKFVVYAYSRLKMAAGDNSGRLPCLSFSGPGPLGNSQPSNSVFSMPASNGGAVGAAGGAQGTARRPNPQLGPGGADGSGVSSGAPPTAQNPLQPPAAAGAASAAAGAMASPASNMISSAASNASPATAPSATPAAASVLVYREPVYNWQATKSTVKERFAFLFNNEVLSDVHFLVGKGMGVQRIPAHRFVLAVGSAVFDAMFNGGMATTSTEIELPDVEPAAFLALLKFLYSDEVQIGPETVMTTLYTAKKYAVPALEAHCVEFLKKNLRADNAFMLLTQARLFDEPQLASLCLENIDKNTGDALAAEGFTDIDLDTLVAVLERDTLGVREVRLFGAAVRWAEAEARRQQLQPTPENMRKVLGKSLTLIRFPLMTIEEFAAGPAQSNILTDREVVSLFLHFTVNPKPRVDFIDRPRCCLRGKECSITRFGQVESRWGYSGTSDRIRFSVNRRIFVVGFGLYGSIHGPTDYQVNIQIIHTDSNTVLGQNDTGFSCDGSANTFRVMFKEPVEILPNVNYTACATLKGPDSHYGTKGMRKVTHESSSTGTKTCFTFCYAAGNNNGTSVEDGQIPEVIFYT, encoded by the exons GTTTTCTCAATGCCAGCATCCAACGGGGGAGCGGTCGGTGCAGCCGGGGGAGCACAAGGAACTGCGAGGCGACCTAACCCGCAGCTGGGGCCTGGCGGGGCAGACGGCAGCGGCGTTTCGAGCGGAGCTCCGCcgactgcgcagaaccctctgCAGCCGCCCGCTGCGGCAGGTGCTGCTTCTGCGGCAGCGGGAGCCATGGCCTCCCCGGCGTCCAATATGATAAGCAGCGCAGCGTCGAATGCCTCCCCGGCCACCGCACCGAGCGCCACCCCAGCTGCAGCGTCCGTGTTGGTGTACAGAGAGCCGGTGTACAACTGGCAGGCGACAAAGAGCACAGTCAAGGAGAGGTTTGCGTTTCTCTTCAACAACGAGGTGCTGAGTGACGTTCATTTCTTGGTTGGCAAAGGCATGGGTGTTCAGAGAATACCAGCTCACAG GTTTGTCCTGGCAGTGGGCAGCGCAGTGTTCGATGCTATGTTCAACGGTGGCATGGCGACCACTTCCACGGAAATCGAACTCCCTGATGTGGAACCAGCTGCTTTTTTGGCCCTGCTAAA GTTCCTGTATTCTGATGAAGTCCAGATCGGGCCTGAGACTGTGATGACTACTTTGTATACAGCCAAAAAGTATGCGGTTCCTGCCCTGGAGGCTCACTGTGTGGAGTTCCTGAAGAAAAACCTCAGAGCAGACAATGCTTTCATGCTCCTTACACAG GCTCGTTTGTTTGATGAGCCACAACTTGCCAGTCTGTGTTTGGAGAACATCGACAAGAACACCGGAGATGCTCTTGCCGCCGAGGGGTTCACGGACATAGATCTGG ATACTTTGGTGGCGGTGTTGGAGAGGGACACTTTAGGAGTGAGAGAGGTGCGTTTGTTTGGCGCTGCCGTTCGCTGGGCTGAGGCGGAGGCTCgcaggcagcagctgcagcccacTCCCGAGAACATGCGCAAAGTCCTGGGGAAATCCCTCACGCTCATCCGCTTCCCTCTCATGACCATAGAGGAGTTTGCAGCAG GTCCTGCCCAGTCTAATATTCTAACCGACAGAGAGGTGGTGAGTCTCTTCCTCCACTTCACAGTGAACCCAAAGCCTCGTGTAGATTTCATCGACCGTCCTCGCTGCTGCCTCCGCGGGAAGGAGTGCAGCATCACCCGTTTTGGCCAGGTGGAGAGCCGCTGGGGCTACAGCGGGACGAGCGACCGCATAAG GTTTTCTGTTAACAGAAGGATTTTTGTGGTTGGATTTGGACTTTATGGCTCCATACATGGACCTACAGACTACCAAGTCAACATACAG ATAATCCACACAGACAGCAACACAGTGCTGGGGCAGAATGACACAGGCTTCAGCTGTGACGGGTCAGCAAACACCTTCAGAGTCATGTTCAAAGAACCAGTCGAGATTCTACCCAACGTCAACTACACTGCCTGTGCCACACTGAAG GGTCCAGACTCTCATTACGGGACCAAGGGAATGCGAAAGGTAACACACGAGTCGTCCTCCACCGGCACAAAGACCTGTTTCACCTTCTGCTACGCGGCGGGCAACAACAACGGCACTTCAGTAGAAGACGGACAGATCCCAGAGGTCATCTTCTACACATAG